A single Chloracidobacterium sp. DNA region contains:
- a CDS encoding RNA-binding protein, whose product MSTKLYVGNLSFSTTSQDLESMFGEFGTVQSANLIEDRETGRSRGFGFVEMSSKEEGEAAIASMNGKEVDGRALTVNEAKPREDRGGSGGGGGGGGRGGYGGGGGGGRGGNRGGGGGGGNRGGGGYGGGGGRY is encoded by the coding sequence ATGTCAACGAAACTTTACGTAGGTAATCTCTCATTCAGCACGACGTCACAGGACCTCGAATCAATGTTCGGCGAATTTGGAACTGTTCAGTCGGCGAATCTCATCGAAGATCGCGAAACCGGCCGCTCACGCGGTTTCGGCTTTGTCGAAATGTCGAGCAAAGAAGAAGGCGAGGCAGCTATCGCCAGTATGAATGGCAAAGAGGTCGACGGCCGTGCACTTACGGTTAATGAAGCCAAACCCCGCGAAGATCGCGGTGGTAGCGGCGGCGGCGGCGGCGGTGGCGGCCGTGGTGGATACGGCGGCGGCGGTGGTGGAGGTCGCGGCGGCAATCGTGGCGGCGGCGGCGGCGGTGGAAATCGCGGCGGCGGCGGCTACGGCGGCGGTGGCGGACGCTACTAA
- the infA gene encoding translation initiation factor IF-1, translating to MKEELIEMAGVVVDKQPNAFFKVQLNDTEHMVLATISGRMRRNRIRILMGDRVDIELSPYDLTKGRITYRHK from the coding sequence ATGAAAGAAGAACTTATTGAAATGGCCGGTGTCGTGGTCGACAAACAGCCAAACGCATTTTTCAAGGTACAATTGAACGATACTGAGCATATGGTGCTTGCAACGATCTCGGGTCGTATGCGCCGAAATCGGATCCGCATCCTGATGGGTGACCGCGTCGATATCGAACTCTCGCCGTACGATCTGACAAAGGGCCGTATCACATACCGTCACAAGTAA
- a CDS encoding cytochrome c3 family protein, which yields MMRQFIKIASVIATFAFVLFLLDGTSQKAQVMTGKVAPPLEMPQVIELAKGSKQGPVTFNHVKHNSGEYSVSGPIQCIECHHTAQPAAELAKHPPLKTDWPAGRTTTLTMELFNTDAKGAGIAACRDCHAKAGQKPKLLLEIPVLKDPGSTTMTTLTNQLAFHRTCDACHFSVSMNRPESKVPNATVCSSCHKRST from the coding sequence ATGATGAGACAGTTTATTAAGATCGCTTCAGTGATCGCGACGTTCGCGTTCGTGTTATTCCTCCTCGACGGTACAAGCCAAAAGGCTCAGGTGATGACCGGTAAGGTCGCTCCGCCGCTCGAAATGCCCCAAGTTATCGAACTCGCAAAGGGCTCGAAACAGGGCCCTGTGACATTCAATCACGTCAAGCATAATAGTGGCGAGTATAGTGTCTCCGGGCCGATACAGTGTATCGAATGCCATCACACGGCACAGCCGGCCGCTGAACTCGCAAAGCATCCACCGCTTAAAACCGATTGGCCCGCCGGTCGTACGACCACGCTCACTATGGAGCTTTTCAATACGGATGCGAAAGGTGCCGGTATTGCCGCTTGTCGTGATTGCCACGCCAAAGCCGGCCAAAAGCCGAAATTGTTGCTGGAGATACCGGTCCTTAAGGATCCGGGCAGCACGACGATGACGACGCTGACCAACCAGTTGGCATTTCATCGCACCTGTGATGCGTGCCATTTTTCGGTTTCGATGAACCGGCCAGAGTCCAAGGTGCCGAATGCGACGGTCTGTTCGTCGTGCCATAAACGCAGCACATAA